A genome region from Marinobacter panjinensis includes the following:
- a CDS encoding sirohydrochlorin chelatase — MNNDPRIILLAHGSSDQRWCQTFEKLATPTLESVAGSRIAYMELAEPSLETIISEGKKDGIGAFTIIPLFLAAGRHLRKDVPGMIEELQVTHDVTITLAPPIGENPQLGHAIRDVVAQELEKQKQPA, encoded by the coding sequence ATGAATAACGACCCCAGAATCATCCTTCTTGCGCACGGAAGCAGTGACCAGCGCTGGTGCCAGACCTTTGAAAAGCTCGCCACACCCACGCTCGAATCGGTAGCCGGCTCCCGCATTGCTTACATGGAACTGGCAGAGCCCTCGCTGGAAACCATTATCTCCGAAGGCAAAAAAGACGGCATTGGTGCATTTACCATCATTCCGCTGTTCCTGGCCGCTGGCCGTCACCTGAGAAAAGACGTACCGGGAATGATAGAGGAGCTCCAGGTGACTCATGATGTCACCATTACCCTGGCTCCACCGATCGGGGAAAACCCGCAGTTGGGCCACGCAATACGGGATGTTGTGGCCCAGGAACTGGAAAAACAGAAACAGCCTGCGTAA
- a CDS encoding DUF924 family protein codes for MFDWKEILDFWFGELDEHGLPDSEHRTRWFRPSRAFDQEIRRRFISMVLFASEDGLRHWRSVPGGALAEIILLDQFTRQIHRGGALAFDNDKLAIKLCKSAMRSGHDMALPAVQRAFLYMPLQHSERVEDQKLSVDCYEQLASATGGIAGDFMESFLQSARDHREIISRFGRFPHRNKALKRSSTPEEEVYLESGKRFGQ; via the coding sequence ATGTTCGATTGGAAAGAGATTCTGGATTTCTGGTTTGGTGAACTTGATGAACACGGGCTGCCGGACAGCGAACACCGCACTCGCTGGTTTCGCCCTTCCCGCGCCTTTGATCAGGAGATCCGCCGGCGATTCATCTCCATGGTGCTGTTTGCTTCCGAAGACGGGTTACGGCACTGGAGAAGCGTGCCGGGTGGAGCGTTGGCCGAGATTATTCTGCTGGACCAGTTCACCCGCCAGATCCACCGGGGCGGGGCCCTGGCGTTCGATAATGACAAGCTGGCCATCAAGCTTTGCAAGAGCGCGATGCGTAGTGGGCATGACATGGCGTTGCCGGCGGTGCAGCGGGCATTTCTCTATATGCCGCTGCAGCATTCGGAAAGAGTGGAAGACCAGAAGCTTTCTGTGGATTGCTACGAGCAGCTGGCTTCTGCCACTGGTGGCATTGCTGGCGACTTCATGGAAAGTTTTCTGCAGTCTGCCAGGGATCACCGCGAGATTATCAGCAGGTTCGGCCGGTTTCCTCACCGGAACAAGGCATTGAAGCGTAGCTCCACCCCGGAAGAGGAGGTCTATCTGGAGTCGGGAAAACGTTTCGGCCAATAG
- the purU gene encoding formyltetrahydrofolate deformylase, translating into MDTNKKTYILTGSSGSKLGVLDLIIGCLYRHECYAYEIHTFDDNDVERFFFRVEFHYIGDGEFSEESLRSQFADRAKAFDAEWDLRDLSIPDKLVILVSKYDHCLEDILHRYRTGAFNIEIPAIISNHPDLKALADWHNIPYYHLPITEETKLQQEAEVWEIIQRVDADLVVLARYMQVLSDDLCRKLHGRAINIHHSLLPGFKGAKPYHQAYEKGVKLVGATAHYVSKDLDEGPIITQLVEPVDHTYTPEGLIAKGRDTERLALVRAIKLHVERRCFLNGSKTVVFPGH; encoded by the coding sequence ATGGATACCAATAAAAAAACCTATATTCTTACCGGAAGCTCGGGTAGCAAACTGGGTGTACTTGATTTGATAATTGGGTGCTTATATAGGCACGAGTGTTATGCCTATGAGATACACACTTTTGATGACAATGATGTTGAACGGTTCTTCTTCCGTGTAGAGTTTCACTACATCGGTGACGGCGAATTTTCTGAAGAAAGTCTGCGGAGCCAGTTTGCTGACCGGGCCAAAGCCTTTGACGCTGAGTGGGATCTGCGAGATTTATCGATTCCGGACAAGCTGGTTATTCTTGTATCAAAGTATGATCATTGTCTGGAGGATATTTTGCATCGCTACCGCACGGGTGCTTTCAATATCGAGATTCCAGCGATCATATCTAACCACCCGGACCTGAAAGCGCTGGCAGACTGGCACAACATCCCGTACTACCACCTGCCCATTACTGAGGAAACAAAGCTGCAGCAGGAAGCCGAGGTATGGGAGATTATCCAGAGAGTCGACGCCGATTTGGTGGTGCTCGCTCGTTACATGCAGGTGCTGTCCGATGATCTGTGCAGAAAGTTGCACGGACGAGCCATCAACATTCACCATTCGCTGCTACCGGGATTCAAAGGCGCAAAGCCTTACCATCAGGCCTATGAAAAAGGGGTGAAGCTGGTAGGTGCCACCGCGCATTACGTAAGTAAAGACCTGGACGAAGGGCCGATCATCACCCAGTTAGTGGAGCCGGTGGATCATACCTATACGCCGGAGGGCCTGATAGCAAAAGGACGCGATACTGAACGTCTTGCACTGGTAAGGGCGATTAAGCTGCATGTTGAGCGACGCTGCTTCCTCAATGGGAGCAAAACTGTTGTCTTCCCGGGACATTAG
- a CDS encoding glycine cleavage T C-terminal barrel domain-containing protein, whose amino-acid sequence MGKHEQKEFGFGTQIRKSPYFEATVRWGANGFSVYNHMYIPRDFGDPEQNFWNLVNDAILCDVAVERQVEITGPDAAKFAQLLTPRDLSKCAVGQCKYVLITNAEGGILNDPILLRLEENRFWISLADSDILLWAQGVAINADLDVEIREPEVSPLQLQGPKSGEIMKTLFGESITDLRYFWLRPYDLDGIPLIISRTGWSSELGYELYLQDASKGEELWEKIMAAGSPFGLKPGHTSTIRRIEGGMLSYHADMDSSTNPYELGLDRLVDLDMEADFIGKAALKRIREKGVSRKHVGLVIDGPALLGPNTRFWALEKDGECVGKVTSAVFSPRLEKNIALAMVSAEFADHGTTFDVDMPKGKTTATVVERPFFDPNKKIAVA is encoded by the coding sequence ATGGGTAAGCACGAACAAAAAGAATTTGGCTTTGGAACACAAATCCGAAAATCTCCCTACTTCGAGGCAACCGTGCGCTGGGGCGCCAACGGGTTCTCGGTGTATAACCACATGTATATCCCTCGCGATTTTGGTGATCCCGAGCAGAATTTCTGGAACCTGGTAAACGACGCGATTCTCTGCGATGTTGCGGTCGAACGTCAGGTCGAGATCACTGGCCCCGATGCGGCAAAATTTGCTCAACTGCTTACTCCCCGAGATCTTTCAAAGTGTGCTGTGGGTCAGTGTAAATATGTGCTGATTACAAACGCTGAGGGTGGAATTCTGAACGATCCTATCCTGCTGCGTCTCGAGGAAAATCGCTTCTGGATTTCCTTGGCTGACAGCGACATTTTGCTGTGGGCGCAGGGTGTGGCCATTAATGCTGATCTCGATGTGGAAATCCGCGAACCAGAAGTATCTCCGCTTCAACTGCAAGGTCCGAAGTCCGGAGAGATCATGAAAACGCTATTCGGAGAGAGCATTACTGACCTCCGTTATTTCTGGCTACGCCCCTATGACCTTGACGGAATTCCTCTGATCATTTCCCGGACCGGCTGGTCCAGCGAGTTAGGCTATGAACTCTATCTGCAGGATGCTTCTAAGGGTGAAGAACTGTGGGAGAAGATCATGGCTGCAGGTTCCCCATTTGGTCTCAAGCCAGGTCATACGTCGACAATTCGACGTATTGAAGGCGGAATGCTGTCCTACCACGCCGATATGGACAGCAGTACCAATCCATATGAGCTGGGGCTTGATCGACTGGTTGATCTGGATATGGAAGCAGACTTCATTGGCAAGGCCGCACTCAAACGGATCCGTGAAAAAGGTGTCTCTCGCAAGCACGTTGGTCTGGTGATCGACGGTCCTGCACTGTTGGGTCCCAACACCCGGTTCTGGGCGCTGGAAAAAGACGGTGAGTGCGTGGGCAAGGTTACTTCGGCGGTGTTCTCGCCACGTCTGGAGAAGAATATTGCGCTGGCCATGGTTAGTGCGGAATTTGCAGACCATGGGACGACCTTCGATGTTGATATGCCTAAAGGGAAAACAACAGCCACTGTGGTCGAAAGACCGTTCTTTGACCCTAACAAAAAAATCGCAGTGGCCTGA
- a CDS encoding methylenetetrahydrofolate reductase: MALFSFSGKPAAASKDDQTSRLLQNFLGGYSIEVTPRTAEKVASFRDILPEGTRVYIAHIDGTPIEDMVRTARRLADEGFPVMPHFPARIIKNHAELAGWIARYQGEAGVTQALLLGGGRTTTVGEFEDSLKLIETGLFDGFGHLHVAGHPEGNRDIDPDGSDKMVMQALNWKQAFSRRTDARVAITTQFCFEAVPVIAWANRLADEGIDLPIHIGVAGPARLQTLMKYALSCGVGPSMKVLQRRAKDVTKLLLPYEPTELLSELAEYKEQHPAFGIEQVHFFPLGGIETNANWVTENGGAAGRPAN, encoded by the coding sequence ATGGCACTGTTTTCCTTTTCTGGTAAACCCGCCGCTGCCAGCAAAGACGATCAGACATCCCGCCTATTGCAGAACTTCCTTGGTGGCTATTCGATTGAGGTCACTCCGCGGACCGCCGAAAAGGTGGCGAGTTTTCGTGACATCCTGCCTGAAGGTACCCGCGTCTATATAGCTCATATAGACGGAACACCGATTGAGGATATGGTCCGCACCGCTCGTCGCCTGGCCGATGAGGGGTTCCCGGTCATGCCACATTTTCCTGCCCGCATAATAAAGAACCATGCTGAGCTGGCTGGCTGGATCGCCCGATATCAGGGCGAGGCAGGTGTGACACAGGCATTGCTTCTGGGTGGCGGCCGCACTACTACGGTTGGTGAATTCGAAGACTCCTTGAAGCTGATCGAGACAGGACTCTTCGATGGCTTCGGGCACCTGCACGTTGCCGGGCATCCTGAGGGTAACCGCGATATCGATCCCGATGGTTCTGACAAGATGGTTATGCAAGCCCTGAACTGGAAGCAGGCTTTTTCCCGGCGGACTGATGCGCGAGTTGCGATCACTACCCAGTTCTGTTTCGAAGCCGTTCCGGTTATCGCCTGGGCCAATCGGCTAGCGGACGAGGGAATTGATCTGCCAATCCATATCGGCGTGGCTGGCCCGGCCAGACTCCAGACCCTGATGAAATACGCTTTGTCTTGTGGCGTAGGTCCCAGCATGAAGGTCTTGCAACGCCGCGCCAAGGACGTCACCAAGCTACTATTGCCCTATGAGCCAACCGAACTGTTGTCTGAGCTGGCTGAGTATAAAGAGCAGCACCCAGCCTTCGGCATTGAGCAGGTGCATTTTTTTCCGCTGGGCGGTATTGAAACAAATGCGAATTGGGTCACCGAAAATGGCGGGGCTGCAGGTCGGCCAGCAAACTGA
- the folD gene encoding bifunctional methylenetetrahydrofolate dehydrogenase/methenyltetrahydrofolate cyclohydrolase FolD: MTARIIDGKAFAAVLLESVAEHVSHLKQTQGITPGLAVVLVGEDPASQVYVRSKGQRTVEVGMHSYEYRLPADTLEAELLALIEQLNLDPSVNGILVQLPLPQHLDEALVINAIDPSKDVDGFHISNAGLLATGQRAMVPCTPLGCLMMLREYCGNLAGLHAVVIGRSNIVGKPMAQLLLNESCTVTVAHSRTRNLPDFVNGADIVVAAVGRPLFVKGEWLKTGATVIDVGINRIEQGDGTTRLVGDVDYDAAKDIAGAITPVPGGVGPMTIACLLANTVAACCRVHFLPEPAGLTA, encoded by the coding sequence ATGACTGCCCGGATCATCGACGGAAAAGCGTTCGCGGCTGTACTGCTTGAAAGTGTGGCTGAGCACGTTTCGCACCTCAAGCAGACACAAGGAATAACTCCCGGGCTGGCGGTTGTGCTGGTCGGAGAGGATCCAGCATCCCAGGTCTATGTTCGCTCGAAGGGACAGCGGACCGTCGAGGTTGGCATGCACTCTTACGAATACAGATTGCCCGCAGATACGCTGGAAGCCGAACTTTTGGCACTGATTGAACAGCTCAATCTTGACCCATCGGTTAATGGTATTCTCGTCCAGCTTCCCTTGCCGCAACACCTTGACGAAGCGTTGGTTATCAATGCGATTGATCCGTCAAAGGATGTGGACGGGTTTCATATTTCCAATGCTGGCCTGCTTGCCACTGGGCAGCGGGCTATGGTGCCCTGCACCCCTTTGGGGTGCCTGATGATGCTTCGCGAGTATTGCGGTAACCTGGCAGGGTTACACGCTGTAGTGATCGGGCGTTCGAACATTGTGGGCAAACCCATGGCACAGTTGCTGCTGAACGAGAGTTGCACCGTAACCGTGGCGCATTCGCGTACGAGGAATCTGCCGGATTTCGTAAATGGTGCGGATATCGTCGTCGCCGCTGTAGGGCGGCCTCTATTCGTCAAGGGCGAATGGCTCAAAACGGGTGCCACAGTGATTGACGTGGGAATCAATCGAATTGAACAGGGGGACGGCACCACGCGGCTGGTCGGCGATGTCGATTATGACGCTGCGAAAGATATTGCAGGAGCGATCACACCGGTACCCGGCGGTGTCGGCCCGATGACCATTGCTTGTCTATTGGCCAACACAGTCGCGGCATGTTGTCGTGTGCATTTCCTTCCTGAACCCGCAGGTCTGACAGCCTGA
- a CDS encoding Lrp/AsnC family transcriptional regulator, which produces MKKVALDALDVRILSAVQQHGQISKYRLAELVNRSPTPCWLRLTKLKKAGLITGYRGLVAVDRIIDLTKVFLTVSLHAHKKSDFDRFEKRIQSIDEVVECCATGGGFDYILKVTTSSLSDFQTFVEQLLEEELGIDRYLIYVVTKEVKSTSLSLSQLMEIKSRSEI; this is translated from the coding sequence ATGAAAAAAGTCGCGCTGGATGCTCTGGATGTCCGCATTTTAAGTGCTGTTCAGCAGCACGGGCAAATAAGCAAATATCGGCTTGCTGAATTGGTGAACCGATCGCCTACCCCGTGCTGGCTTCGGCTAACCAAGCTCAAAAAGGCTGGTCTTATAACCGGTTATCGGGGGCTGGTCGCTGTTGATAGAATTATCGACCTGACCAAGGTTTTTCTGACAGTTTCACTGCACGCTCATAAAAAGTCAGATTTTGACCGGTTTGAAAAACGCATTCAGAGTATTGATGAGGTTGTAGAGTGCTGCGCGACTGGCGGAGGTTTCGACTATATACTCAAGGTGACTACAAGCAGCCTGTCGGACTTTCAAACGTTTGTTGAACAGTTACTCGAAGAAGAACTCGGTATAGATCGCTATCTGATTTACGTTGTGACCAAGGAGGTAAAATCGACGTCACTCAGTTTGTCGCAACTCATGGAAATCAAGAGTCGTTCAGAAATCTAG
- a CDS encoding protein-L-isoaspartate(D-aspartate) O-methyltransferase: MTRELHLHKAKQIFLETLARRGIKDKRVLEAMETVPREAFVGLHQADFAYDDNPLPIEEGQTISQPYIVALMTEAMKLKPEDTVLEIGSGSGYAAAVLSRIVKQVYTVERHQVLARLARERLAKLGYDNVTVLCGDGTLGWPEHAPFNAIVVTAGAPNVPQSLVRQLTIGGRLVIPAGSSLHQQKLLRITRVSDDETETEDLGGVRFVPLIGKEGWRDREGTVTAPPRTEAGRVTPLSEQIRKEAIHIPSIATVDLDGLMARIGHSRLVLLGEATHGTAEFYDMRARITRELIEKKGFQFVAVEADWPDAAQVDHFVRETRTEPTQEPTFNRFPTWMWANRQVLEFVQWLRGHNRQAGSEDKAAGFYGLDLYSLYSSINAIIGYLEQVDEDTADIARRRYGCLTPWERDPITYGRMALTTKHESCEQDVVSMLHMLMQKRLEYSIHDGRKFLDAIANARLVKDAERYYRSMYEGSVKSWNLRDQHMFETLEHLLDFHGPGSKAVVWAHNSHLGNAEATEMGKRGEINVGSLCRRHFGDSAYLIGFGTHQGTVAAASDWGAPMEIKNIVPSVPDSIERLCHDTGLNAFFLPLRHGSKDLVKQLRPPRLERAIGVIYRPETEMASHYFNASLSRQFDEYIWFDETRAVDALASEVEPGIPETFPFGL; the protein is encoded by the coding sequence ATGACCAGGGAACTCCATCTACACAAAGCGAAACAGATATTCCTCGAGACACTGGCAAGAAGGGGCATCAAGGATAAGCGGGTGCTGGAAGCCATGGAAACTGTCCCGCGGGAGGCATTTGTCGGCCTCCACCAGGCCGATTTTGCCTATGACGACAATCCCTTGCCGATAGAAGAGGGCCAGACCATTTCCCAGCCCTATATCGTTGCCCTGATGACAGAGGCGATGAAGCTCAAGCCGGAGGATACGGTGTTAGAGATCGGGAGCGGGTCCGGCTACGCAGCGGCTGTTCTGTCCAGAATTGTAAAACAGGTTTATACGGTTGAGCGGCACCAGGTGCTCGCCAGACTGGCCCGGGAACGTCTCGCCAAGCTGGGTTATGACAACGTGACGGTCCTCTGCGGCGATGGAACCCTGGGCTGGCCCGAGCATGCTCCGTTTAATGCCATTGTTGTAACTGCCGGAGCGCCAAATGTTCCACAATCCCTTGTCAGGCAGCTGACCATCGGCGGGCGCCTTGTCATTCCGGCCGGCTCCAGTCTTCACCAGCAGAAACTCCTGCGCATTACCCGTGTCAGCGATGATGAAACAGAGACTGAAGACCTTGGTGGTGTCCGATTTGTTCCCTTGATCGGCAAAGAGGGGTGGCGAGACAGGGAAGGCACGGTGACTGCGCCTCCCCGCACCGAAGCTGGCCGAGTGACCCCGCTTTCTGAGCAGATCAGAAAGGAAGCGATCCACATTCCCTCGATAGCGACCGTTGATCTTGATGGCCTGATGGCAAGAATCGGGCATTCGCGGCTGGTTTTATTGGGGGAAGCCACCCATGGCACCGCCGAGTTCTATGACATGCGGGCACGTATTACCCGGGAACTGATAGAGAAAAAAGGATTCCAGTTTGTTGCGGTGGAGGCGGACTGGCCTGATGCCGCACAGGTGGATCATTTTGTTCGTGAAACCCGCACCGAGCCAACACAAGAGCCCACTTTCAATCGCTTCCCCACCTGGATGTGGGCAAACCGGCAGGTGCTGGAGTTTGTGCAATGGCTACGCGGCCACAACCGCCAGGCGGGCAGCGAGGATAAGGCAGCAGGGTTCTATGGCCTGGATCTTTACAGTCTTTACTCATCAATCAATGCCATCATCGGATACCTGGAACAGGTAGACGAGGACACAGCCGACATCGCCCGCCGGCGTTATGGTTGCCTGACACCCTGGGAAAGGGACCCGATAACCTATGGCCGAATGGCGCTCACCACGAAACACGAAAGCTGTGAACAGGACGTCGTGTCCATGCTGCACATGCTGATGCAGAAGCGGCTGGAGTATTCGATTCACGATGGCCGCAAATTCCTCGACGCAATCGCCAATGCGCGGCTGGTGAAGGATGCAGAACGGTATTACCGCTCGATGTACGAGGGCTCGGTGAAATCCTGGAATCTGCGCGATCAGCACATGTTCGAAACGCTGGAGCATCTGCTTGACTTCCATGGCCCTGGCAGCAAAGCCGTTGTCTGGGCACATAATTCTCACCTGGGCAATGCAGAAGCTACGGAAATGGGCAAGCGCGGCGAGATCAACGTGGGCTCTCTGTGTCGCCGGCATTTCGGGGACAGCGCCTATCTGATCGGATTCGGCACGCATCAGGGCACGGTGGCAGCAGCGTCTGACTGGGGGGCACCCATGGAAATCAAGAACATCGTACCGTCAGTGCCTGACAGTATCGAGCGCTTGTGTCACGACACGGGACTGAACGCCTTTTTCCTGCCGTTGCGTCATGGCAGTAAAGATCTGGTCAAGCAATTGCGCCCGCCCAGACTTGAACGTGCCATCGGTGTGATCTATCGCCCGGAAACAGAGATGGCGAGCCACTATTTCAACGCATCCTTATCACGGCAGTTCGACGAATATATCTGGTTTGATGAAACCCGGGCGGTTGATGCCCTGGCATCGGAGGTGGAGCCAGGCATACCGGAAACTTTCCCGTTCGGGCTCTGA
- a CDS encoding MOSC domain-containing protein produces the protein MQVHSLYVYPVKSLAGIQVSSFRMDDFGPARDRRWMIVDADRQFVTQRSNPELARIGTRLEEGRVMVDIPGEGEFSLVAGSEECRVRVWRDWTKAVYGGNEASDALSRYCGETFRFVFMPDETFRRVDASRVTEYRRVSFADGFPLLIINLASLEELNSRLQTAVEMRRFRPNIVVEGAAPWEEDEWKALSVNNIVFSLVKPCSRCVMTTVDPDRGVKAPDLQPLRELGTYRRTADGVIFGMNAVHESAGEIRVGSPVTFATTVTTENQ, from the coding sequence ATGCAAGTGCATTCATTGTATGTCTATCCGGTTAAATCCCTTGCCGGGATTCAGGTTTCTTCGTTTCGTATGGATGATTTTGGTCCTGCCCGTGACCGGCGCTGGATGATTGTTGATGCTGACCGGCAATTCGTCACCCAGCGCAGTAATCCTGAACTTGCCAGGATCGGGACTCGGCTGGAAGAGGGCAGGGTGATGGTCGATATTCCGGGTGAGGGGGAGTTTTCACTGGTTGCCGGAAGCGAGGAATGTCGCGTCAGAGTCTGGCGGGACTGGACCAAAGCGGTATACGGTGGCAATGAGGCTTCCGACGCACTGTCCCGTTATTGTGGCGAAACCTTCCGGTTTGTGTTCATGCCCGATGAAACCTTTCGCCGCGTTGATGCCAGCCGGGTTACCGAGTATCGTCGTGTCAGTTTTGCTGACGGCTTTCCATTGCTGATTATCAACCTTGCCTCCCTGGAAGAGCTGAACTCCCGCCTGCAGACGGCCGTAGAAATGCGTCGCTTCAGGCCCAATATTGTGGTTGAGGGGGCCGCTCCCTGGGAGGAAGACGAATGGAAGGCCCTGTCTGTCAACAATATTGTGTTCAGCCTGGTCAAACCCTGTTCACGCTGTGTCATGACCACTGTCGATCCTGACCGTGGCGTGAAAGCACCGGACTTGCAGCCTCTCAGGGAGCTTGGAACCTACCGGCGAACCGCTGATGGTGTGATTTTCGGAATGAATGCCGTTCATGAATCCGCGGGGGAGATCCGGGTGGGAAGCCCTGTCACTTTCGCAACAACTGTAACCACGGAGAATCAATAA
- a CDS encoding ATP-binding cassette domain-containing protein — protein sequence MPLLTLDAISLAFGMQPLLDQASMTMEPGERVCLLGRNGEGKSTLLKIVTGEVVPDGGIVRLEDGAKLSVLPQNLPVNDTRTAYEAVSGAFPETGDLLAEFHKLTQNADEASLDRMMKVQERLEALDGWRLDQKVGAILAQYGIDPDQTLNTLSGGWQRRVLLARALVTEPDVLLLDEPTNHLDVPAIAWLEEALAQFRGAILFVSHDRAFIRRMATRIVELDRGHLVSFAATYDRYLDLKEKALEEEERQNALFDKRLKQEEAWIRQGIKARRTRNMGRVRALKAMREERMQRRERGGTASFSVEDAARSGKLVVEATEAGFSYPDGTPVIRDMNMTVLRGDKIGLVGENGTGKTTLVRLLLGDLKPTEGRIRLGTNLQVAYFDQLRGELDLERNALDNLSEGREFIEINGQSKHVLGYLQEFLFSPERARSPVRVFSGGERARLLLAKLFSKPANILVLDEPTNDLDVETLELLESRLVEFAGTVVVISHDREFLDNVATDTVFLDGSGKVAEFVGGYTDWRRQGGRFPSEGGNRKASRPPMNDRPTAPPEPVSSGAETTRAKPAKLSYKLKLELEQLPGQIEKLERELEDLRQKISDPEFYSGPTDDVSATLADLGDREARLEKVIERWMELEEQANQ from the coding sequence GTGCCACTGTTAACGCTGGATGCTATATCCCTTGCTTTTGGCATGCAGCCATTGCTTGACCAGGCTTCCATGACCATGGAGCCCGGAGAACGCGTGTGCCTTCTCGGGCGAAACGGGGAGGGCAAATCCACCTTGTTGAAAATCGTCACCGGCGAGGTGGTGCCGGACGGGGGTATTGTGAGACTGGAAGACGGCGCCAAGCTGTCGGTGCTGCCCCAGAACCTGCCGGTCAACGATACGCGGACTGCTTATGAAGCCGTATCCGGTGCGTTTCCCGAAACCGGTGATTTGCTGGCGGAATTCCACAAATTGACGCAGAACGCGGATGAGGCAAGTCTGGACCGTATGATGAAGGTTCAGGAGCGCCTGGAGGCCCTCGATGGCTGGCGCCTTGACCAGAAGGTAGGTGCCATTCTTGCCCAGTACGGTATTGACCCGGACCAGACGTTGAATACGCTTTCCGGTGGCTGGCAGCGGCGTGTGCTGCTGGCCCGTGCACTGGTTACAGAGCCCGATGTACTGCTGCTGGACGAGCCTACCAACCACCTGGATGTGCCTGCGATTGCCTGGCTGGAAGAGGCTCTGGCCCAGTTCCGGGGCGCGATACTGTTTGTCAGCCACGACCGGGCTTTTATACGCAGGATGGCAACGAGAATTGTGGAGCTGGATAGGGGGCACCTGGTGAGCTTTGCGGCTACCTATGACCGCTACCTGGATCTCAAGGAAAAAGCGCTGGAAGAGGAAGAGCGTCAGAATGCGTTGTTCGACAAGCGCCTGAAGCAGGAGGAGGCCTGGATACGCCAGGGCATCAAGGCCCGCCGGACCCGCAATATGGGCCGGGTGAGGGCGCTCAAGGCCATGCGTGAGGAGCGTATGCAGCGGCGCGAACGCGGTGGTACCGCCAGTTTCTCAGTGGAAGATGCAGCCCGTTCCGGCAAGCTGGTGGTAGAAGCCACTGAGGCAGGGTTTTCCTACCCGGACGGAACTCCGGTTATCCGGGATATGAATATGACCGTCCTCAGGGGCGACAAGATCGGCCTGGTTGGCGAGAACGGAACCGGCAAAACCACATTGGTCCGCTTGTTGTTGGGAGATCTCAAACCCACTGAAGGCCGTATCCGGTTGGGTACCAATCTTCAGGTAGCCTATTTCGACCAGCTCCGCGGAGAACTGGACCTGGAGCGTAACGCCCTGGATAACCTGTCTGAGGGCCGTGAGTTCATTGAAATCAACGGCCAGAGTAAACATGTTCTGGGTTATTTGCAGGAATTTCTGTTCAGCCCGGAACGCGCACGTTCCCCCGTGCGTGTATTCTCCGGTGGTGAACGGGCAAGGTTGCTGCTGGCCAAACTGTTCAGTAAGCCCGCCAACATTCTGGTGCTGGATGAGCCAACCAACGACCTGGACGTAGAAACCCTGGAACTGCTGGAATCCAGGCTGGTCGAGTTTGCCGGTACTGTGGTGGTGATCAGTCACGACCGGGAGTTTCTCGACAATGTGGCAACCGACACCGTATTTCTGGACGGTTCTGGTAAGGTAGCAGAATTTGTTGGTGGCTATACTGACTGGCGAAGGCAGGGGGGGCGATTTCCCTCGGAAGGCGGGAATCGGAAGGCCTCCAGGCCGCCGATGAACGACAGGCCAACCGCGCCTCCGGAGCCGGTATCGTCGGGAGCCGAAACGACAAGAGCAAAACCCGCAAAGCTCAGCTACAAGCTTAAGCTGGAGTTGGAGCAGTTGCCGGGCCAGATTGAAAAACTGGAGCGTGAGCTGGAAGATCTGCGGCAGAAGATTTCGGACCCGGAGTTCTATTCTGGCCCGACGGATGACGTATCCGCGACACTTGCAGATTTGGGTGACAGGGAAGCTCGCCTGGAAAAAGTAATCGAGCGGTGGATGGAGCTGGAGGAACAGGCGAATCAATGA